In Dissulfuribacter thermophilus, a genomic segment contains:
- a CDS encoding RluA family pseudouridine synthase, whose product MNPPKNVQVPASLNLSRLDVCLANLGIGVSRSKAKQLIEKGLVYVNDEKAKRPKQLVKEGDQITVFIPPPKEPKVEPVPIPLKILYEDDWIVVIDKSPGLSVHPGAGLEERTLVHGLLFHFDRLSKGSEPLRPGIVHRLDKDTSGTIVVAKDDWTHSRLADFFKTGLVKKMYVAIVRGQPKELEGEIDFPIGRHPVHRKKMSIVTRSPRSALTRWKIKKYLKGATLLSVRIFTGRTHQIRVHMSAIGHPILGDRTYGGPSVIQIDRERIHVPRQMLHAFELSFPHPKTDEWLSFTAPVPSDMVEVIEKLDR is encoded by the coding sequence TTGAATCCCCCCAAAAACGTCCAAGTCCCTGCTTCCTTAAACCTTTCTCGACTCGATGTATGCCTTGCAAATCTGGGTATAGGTGTATCCAGATCCAAGGCCAAACAACTCATAGAAAAAGGTCTGGTTTATGTAAATGACGAAAAAGCAAAGCGTCCCAAACAACTAGTTAAGGAAGGCGACCAAATAACTGTATTTATTCCGCCCCCTAAAGAACCCAAAGTGGAACCGGTCCCTATCCCCCTAAAGATACTATATGAAGATGATTGGATTGTAGTCATTGACAAATCCCCAGGGCTCTCCGTGCATCCAGGAGCAGGACTTGAAGAAAGGACCCTAGTCCATGGGCTTTTATTTCACTTCGACCGCCTATCAAAAGGCTCAGAACCACTAAGACCTGGTATTGTACATAGACTCGACAAGGATACCTCTGGTACAATAGTTGTGGCAAAGGATGACTGGACACATTCAAGATTGGCAGACTTTTTCAAAACTGGATTGGTAAAAAAAATGTATGTTGCCATTGTGAGAGGTCAACCAAAAGAGCTCGAGGGTGAAATTGACTTTCCCATTGGGCGCCATCCAGTACACAGAAAAAAGATGAGTATTGTAACCCGTTCTCCCAGGAGTGCGCTCACCCGTTGGAAGATAAAGAAGTACCTCAAAGGTGCGACCTTGCTGTCTGTAAGGATTTTTACAGGAAGGACCCACCAAATCCGAGTGCACATGTCAGCTATTGGGCATCCCATACTTGGAGACAGGACCTATGGTGGCCCATCAGTGATCCAGATAGATAGAGAAAGAATACATGTACCACGACAGATGCTCCATGCCTTTGAACTCTCATTTCCCCATCCCAAGACAGATGAATGGCTTTCTTTTACTGCCCCCGTCCCTTCAGACATGGTAGAAGTTATAGAGAAGCTTGACAGATGA
- the tpiA gene encoding triose-phosphate isomerase: protein MNGRRPLIAANWKMYKTLEETRAFFKEFIPKIKDIFDRDIIIAPPFTSLNEAANLVKEVPNCHIAAQNMHFEEQGAFTGEISPLMLKAIGVSFVIIGHSERRHIFGESDDLIGKKVKSAITHGICPILCVGETLEQREQGHTNEVISTQIDGGLSLVSLEEMESVTIAYEPVWAIGTGKTATPELAQEVHSFIRKLIAQKFNSPIAENLRLLYGGSVKPENVAGLMNQPDIDGALVGGASLEVNSFEKIVRFES, encoded by the coding sequence ATGAATGGCAGAAGGCCGCTGATTGCAGCAAACTGGAAGATGTATAAGACCCTTGAGGAAACAAGGGCCTTTTTCAAAGAATTTATCCCCAAGATCAAGGATATCTTTGATCGAGATATAATCATAGCCCCTCCCTTCACCTCCCTTAACGAGGCCGCAAATCTTGTAAAAGAGGTCCCCAATTGTCATATCGCTGCTCAAAATATGCATTTTGAGGAACAAGGGGCCTTTACCGGAGAGATATCCCCTCTGATGCTAAAGGCTATAGGGGTAAGTTTTGTTATAATAGGGCATTCAGAGAGGAGACACATCTTCGGAGAGTCCGACGATTTAATTGGCAAAAAGGTCAAATCCGCAATAACCCATGGCATCTGTCCGATATTGTGTGTAGGTGAGACCCTAGAACAAAGGGAACAGGGGCACACAAATGAGGTAATCAGCACACAAATAGATGGTGGGCTATCACTTGTCTCACTAGAAGAGATGGAAAGTGTGACAATAGCTTATGAGCCTGTTTGGGCTATTGGCACTGGAAAAACCGCAACTCCAGAGCTAGCCCAAGAGGTACACTCTTTTATTCGCAAATTGATTGCTCAAAAATTCAATTCACCTATTGCAGAAAATCTCCGTTTGTTGTATGGTGGCTCCGTCAAACCGGAGAACGTTGCAGGGCTGATGAATCAGCCAGACATAGACGGTGCTCTGGTTGGCGGTGCCTCTCTTGAGGTAAATAGTTTTGAAAAAATTGTGCGATTTGAGAGCTGA
- a CDS encoding CarD family transcriptional regulator: protein MFNVGDLAVYPAHGVGVIEAIEQKAIGGNQHTFYVMRILENDMKILVPKGNVNQVGLRGVMTRDQAEEVYSILKDRDVEFTPQAWNRRYREYMEKIKTGSVRDLAVVLRDLYLLQMDKPLSFGEKKMLESAKALLIKEIAIAKGIEESKVQEEIESIFTP, encoded by the coding sequence ATGTTCAATGTAGGTGACCTCGCGGTCTATCCTGCCCATGGAGTTGGTGTCATTGAAGCTATAGAGCAAAAGGCCATTGGTGGCAATCAACACACCTTTTATGTAATGAGGATCCTTGAAAATGATATGAAGATATTGGTTCCAAAGGGCAATGTTAACCAGGTCGGCCTGAGAGGAGTCATGACAAGGGACCAGGCCGAGGAAGTATATTCAATATTGAAAGATCGCGATGTTGAATTCACCCCTCAGGCATGGAACAGACGCTATAGAGAATACATGGAAAAGATCAAGACGGGCTCAGTAAGAGACCTTGCGGTTGTTTTAAGGGACCTTTATCTCCTACAGATGGATAAACCCCTATCCTTTGGGGAAAAAAAGATGCTAGAGAGTGCCAAGGCCCTGCTCATTAAGGAGATAGCAATCGCAAAGGGAATTGAGGAATCCAAGGTCCAAGAAGAAATAGAGAGTATCTTTACTCCTTGA
- the secG gene encoding preprotein translocase subunit SecG, translated as MFTVLVIIHTIVCILLVGTVLLQQGKGAEVGAVFGSSEAIFGSTGPTTFLSKMTSVLAVLFMLTSLGLTYLASHRGAASVMQDVSTVAPVKAPEAPAALPEGHPVVPADEGGQKAEKTDSGSSQGTDANK; from the coding sequence ATGTTTACAGTACTTGTTATAATACATACAATTGTGTGCATACTCCTTGTTGGTACTGTTCTTTTACAACAAGGAAAAGGGGCTGAAGTTGGTGCTGTTTTTGGTTCCAGCGAGGCCATTTTCGGTAGCACAGGGCCAACAACGTTTTTGAGTAAAATGACATCGGTCCTGGCTGTACTCTTTATGCTCACAAGTTTGGGATTGACCTATCTTGCATCACACAGAGGTGCTGCATCAGTGATGCAAGATGTAAGTACTGTAGCACCAGTGAAGGCCCCTGAGGCGCCTGCTGCACTTCCGGAAGGCCATCCAGTGGTTCCGGCAGATGAAGGCGGGCAAAAAGCCGAAAAAACTGACAGTGGTAGTTCACAAGGCACAGATGCCAATAAATAA